GATTGGAGATCAGCTCGTGCTGTGCTAAGACTAACTCACTAAAACTGGTTCATGAGAACATCTGGACCTCCTGCAGGTTCAATGTTAGAATAAAGCTCCAGCAGACATATGGAGGTGATCAGAGGCTGAAGGAGCTGATTGGAATGAGGATTCAAACATTTCAGGAAGAGCTTAGAGAGACAGTTCTtccttttatgtttttgtcgtttttggggggggtttttttgtctctttgttcAGGTTTGTTTACTTTGTTTTCTCACTGATCAGGTGTGCACAGGTAAACTGCTGTCTGTCCTCAGTCGTCACTATCAGGACGTCACCTGTCTGAAGTTCACTGATGACAGCAGCCATTTTGTTTCTGGTGGAAAAGACAACCTGGCTCTGGTGTGGAGTCTGTCAAGGTGAGACATACCTGAAAACACATCTGGAGCGTTCTGTAGCTTTTAATCAGGAGTAAGGTATTTCATGACAAGAAGACTAATGTGACGTCAGCCAGGAGAGAGGCGCAGTGTCCAGCAGGTGCAGctttagctgtgtgtgtgttttataaaaTTCAGACTTGCCTGGTAAGGTCGGCGCGTCACCTGTGACTCTGAGATGTGCCAGACGGATCTCTGACTCACTTACTCTGTTCACTGTGTTTCAGTGTTGTCCAACTGGATGTAAGCCACGCCCCTGAGCCTCGCCACATCATGTCTCGTCACTCTCTGCCAATCACAGACCTGCACTGCGGCCTGATGGGAGCTCAGGCTCGAGTCGCCACCGCCTCCTTAGACCAGACAGTGAAGGTGAGTTTGTGCACCTCTGCTCATGTCACTCAGCGATCCAGACAGCTGTGACCCAGGTAAAGCGGGCAGCTGATGATCTTCATCTCACCATAATCAAGAACAGGAGTTAGCGTGGTATTGAGGAGGAAGCTTACTTCGTTTAGTTTCTCTAAACAAGTTGGTGTCTTGAAACTGTCTGTGTCTGCAGTTCATGTAGTAATGGGTTAAATCATACcaatcagagctcagcacagtaAAATATCAGTCATCACAGTCTTAGGGTTTGTTTCTGCTAATTGTCTAGGTATGGGAGCTGTCCTCAGGCGAGCTACTCCTCTCGATCCTCTTTGATGTGGAGATCATgtctgtgacctttgaccctgctGAGTACTTCGTGTTCTGTGGAGGAAGTGATGGAAATATTTTCCAAGTGTCTCTGTGCAGCCAGGTGAGTCTGTCTCATTTTCTCACCCAATCATGTTTTGACTCCTCCCAGCTTTAAGGGGAGACGATAAAGTTTACCTGTTTGAACTGTTTGCAGAGTCTCGGTCGGGAAAAGTCGTTCCAGTCGGATGGCGAGGGGAATCAGGTGTTTAAAGGTCACAGGTGAGACAGCCGCTGGCGTTTGTTTGCAGGAATATGGTCGTGTGTGTGCACGAAAaccagctttcttttttcttcttttcaaaataaagtctcaCGCTAGAAGCTTTGATGAACcatttttacctttttgtttaatagtgagaaaaaaaactgtgtggACATTAAAGCTGGTGGGCCTAAATGTCACGCCACAAGTTCTTAGAATACGAGGGGGAACACGTGTATCAGAAACCCAGGGAGGAGAGACTGAGCGGGTCTTAATCACACGCAGTTTAGTCCCCGAGGAGGAGACCaggaataaataaacacaattctTTTGAACAACTTTTGCAATAAGATGTTCTTTGTACATTAAATCCCGCCCAGTGCCGCGATAAAATTGTCCTACAACCTAAGACAAATGTTCCTTATATGTACAAAGAGAGAGGAATTCCTCTTCTGATTTTTGGATCACGCCAGCCTAGTTTCAGGAGGACGAGGAGAAACTTCCATCTCCGTCCTGTCTCTCTATCAGGCTCGTCACATCACAACCCAGCTGCGCTCCGCACTTGAGTCTCTTGCTAGCTGCTACTTCCCTCGTGGCACCGCCCTGTAAACAGACAGACACTGGACAGAAACGTCATCCGTGAAGCTGGCCTGGCTAATAGCCACGGTGACCCTCCCCCAACACGGCTGCACCCGGCAAACAACATTGGAAGCCGTTTCACGTGGCGATCCGGTAGCATGTCCTTCTCTCCCACGCCTGGTTCCTCCTTCCTCTCGAGCCTGTGCctgtcctttttcttttaacaagTCTGTTCGACCGCTGATAGGCCACCTCAGGGCCCACCCACACCTCCACAGATGCAACCATTCCACAGTGGATTATAACAACATtatgcaaaacacaaaaatgatgCAAATAACATCAATACTACACATACAAATAAACGCTAAAATCAGAATAAAACGTagcataaaacaaacacaaatttccactgtgtgacaagATGGAAATTTGTCTGTAAAGATTTATATCAGCGGATAGCCCTGGGTCATTTCCTGTTCCTTTTGCAGCAAAAGTCTTGTTCACTGAAAGCAGAGGGTGAAAATCTGTAGAAAGGACGGGATTGCTTCAATGAGTTTAATCTGACACCAACCATTTCTCTGTGGCGGTGACAGGAAGTGCgagtattttcatgtgtgtggaACAAATTGTGTTTCCGGTACGGTGCGAGGAGCGGCGCTGGTGATCACGTCGAGCGTTTGGAGGTCAGCGAGTCCACCGACAATTAACCTTCATCGTCTGTAACAGTCACGACGTTTAAGCACAAAGTTAGAACAAGTGGGGCGGGGCTTCAGACGGAGTGTGGCTGGGGCCTAATATGAGTAGCAGAAAATTAAGAAACTTCATGTGTTGTACAAACAGTTTTATCTCcatgtttgaaaataaatgaataacgtGTAGACCGTCAACAGGATATGACCATGCCAGGCGACCAGTTCTTTATCACAGCAGAGTATTGTCCACGTTTTCACGGTGCTTCTCGTCAGACTTGTGGGAGTCTGCTTGGGCTGAGGTGTGACATCACGGCGATAAATGGTGGTGGGCTGTCTCTTCATTAATTCCAAGCTCGCCAAGCAGTGGGTGTGGTAGGAAATATGAACGACCATAAACTGAAAACAGGTGTGGGGAAAACGACACTTGTGATGAAGAGCTCTTGTCTCCATCGGTGAAGTAATCCAGATGGTAGTGAATAACACACGTCAGAGGAAGCCCTTCTAACAGGTGTTTACTGTGGATTAACTTCAATGATCAAGGTTCAGGATGATTGTTGATTAGGGTTTATTAACTGTATTGATCGTGGTTGTGTGTTCTCCTCAGGAACATGGTGACGTGTCTCTCAGTGTCGATGGACGGgactctgctgctgtcagggtCACACGATGAAACGGTTAGACTGTGGGACATTCAGAGCAAACAGAGCATCCGCTGCCTCACACACAAAGGTAAGTCCCGCACcgtgtgacatcatcagggtTGAGAGTTTTTCTATCTGTGCTGCCTTGCTCAAAAGAAATCTCAGCTTGAGATCTACTTCTGGTTACATGTGGGTCAATGGAAGCTGCACTTTTAAGCTATCACCTCAGGGAGGTGCTGTTTAATTGCCTCCTCctcagctgctgctgggttaTTAATGAGTGGTGACGCTGGCGGCGCTGTCTCCTCCTCTGGTGTCTGCTTGATGATGAGCGGCGGTGTGGTTCTGACAGGAACACGAGAAGGGACCTCCCCGCCGTGATCGTGACTGACATTTTGTAATTAACCAAATCCTCCGCGCCAAATTCGTCTCACTTCAAACGGCCGTCAGCGACCGTAATCCCTGCTTTGGCCGGATGCGCGGCTCACCCTCCCCCCCTCCCGGTCACGTTTCTGCTCACAAAGAGCCAGAGTGAATTTAAAGAGAAAGCTTCATCCTCCATGACGACAACGCCTCAAAAGGATTCGTCTCAGCAGAGCAGATTCAGCTCCTCACAAAAAGGCGAGAGGAGGTGCTCGCTCTCAGCCCGTCTGATGGTTTTACCTGACGTGTGCAGAGTCGGACTCATCAGCGTGATGAAACGCCATAGAACATAATTCCTGCCATCTCAAACCTCACCTGCTGCTGAAGAATTTTTAACCTGGCTTCACTAAACATGACCAATGTGCTCCCCTCAGCACTGGTCTATGAGGAAACCAGTGTCAGACAGGTAGCGCTGCAGGTATGTCACAGGTGGAGCAAACCTGAAATAATCTCAGGATTTTGAGTTGAATCCAGGCTGAAGCTGAGCCTTTTTAACTGAGTGAAGTGAAGAACGATCAGTGTGACATCATAGTGATGTCACTGATTACCATGCAGATGTTTGTCTGTAGGCATCATGCTGACGACCTTCACAGAAACCATCGCCCTCTGTTGGGCACAGTCAACGGGCGAGAGGTGGGATGCACCTGGATAGGTTGCTGTCTATCACtttgttaaaaatgtaaactcACATGGCTCCAGGACCCTGGAGCACCCAGGAAGACCACAGGAACAGAAGGCGGTCCTCAGACATTTCCTCGCCATTTTTAATCAgttattttgtttcatttgattATGGTGAGAACAATGATGCGTCACAGGAAGTAGATCATTTGATGGTTGGGTTTGACTGAGGCAAGTCGGTGCAGAAGTCTCGGATCTGAGATGCTGTGATTGGCTCAGCATCACGTGATCCTCAGAGACGTCATTTGAGATCCATCTACAGGTGCTAAGCTCAGAGGAGACGCTGCATCCCATCACTGTTATCGaacacgtgtgtgtgcgcgcgatTGATTATCTGAGCTGCTGTGAAATAAACCAAATAAAGTGAGAGGTTCATGAAGAGTTCATGAGAAGCGAGGAGGGGGAGGTGTGCATCAGTCCGAGTTCTCCTGCCTCCTCCGCCGTTTCTCAGCGTGTCAGATCTGCGACTGTTATAAAGAAACATCCATCTGACAGCAGAGCACCGCTCCTGCAGGCGACGAGGCGAGAccacctctctctgctgccGCCACCTCATCTCAGGACTCATTACCCCGAGAGGCTGCGgggaaacactgacagctctgaGGGCCCCTGAACACATCGTACTAGAATAAAAAACACAGTGACACTTGAACACACCATGCTGCATTGAACCGTACACCTGAGCGTGACAGCATTTTCTGACAAACATCAGTGGCTCAGTTGAGTTGTCTTCTGCTCGGACTTTGCAGTACAAAGTTTCACTCCTCGGGGATTTTATTTATGATGTAAGAGCAAGGACACCCTTCCGAGAGAAACCCTTAAACGATGTGTTAAAACGGAGCCTGCGGGTCCCCTAGagatttacagtttttaattaaataactgaccatCAGCACCAGTTATTATTATCATTCCACCTAAATTTTGATGGCTCAGTTGAGTTGTCTTTGTGGCGTTCCTGCAAACTGCaggttttctttaaattttttcAACTATTAAacatgttggtttaaaatggagcactgtaacaaaaaataatttcccccagggatcaataaagtattctgattctgattctgatgattctGATGAAGCTGCCAACTCCATGGCGTGGCAAGCTGTCCATTCATGTGGCTGTAGGTTACTGTTGTAGTCGCCAGGTATTTCCTAATGTCATAGATCAGCTGTTTGGACGGTGTCCTTGGTGTGACGCGTCAGAGTCGCTTCCTGATGTGTTCTCTAATTGAGCTGCTGGATTTTTGTTGTTCAACTAAAAAGGAACTTTTGGGAAGAGCTGGTGGGTGGGATTAGTGTGATGGCCATACAGGAAGGCTATTGCGAGGCAGCCCATCTGCAGTGCTGACATTTAACTGCTGCTTTTACCTCCCAGAGATTCATCTTCACTACAATCCTGAGACTTTTTGCTGAGACAAATCATCAGCAGCTGAATTATGATCAGAGTCTGTAAGAGAACCACAGACAGGAAGCTGACTCGCAGAAGAAAGGAATTATCACGATAGAGATAAGATAAATGATTTCTGTGACATCGCAAAACATGGAAACTTTCATTTCAGCAGCCCACATTTGCCTGACAGTTTCAATGATTCTCTTTTATGTTTGATAGTATTAAATTAAATGCAATGATCTCAGGAGTATCTCAGTAAACAAACGGCATTCAATGAAAACTTGATGAAGACTCACCACCTGCAGTTATCAGTGCTACTGATGGGGGGGCGCTGTGCTCAGATGAAAGAATCTGACAGTTTTTAAGATGAGCTAAATTATGTTAGCAACTAATCTGCATACTTGCGTTACATTAACATCCACACTCAGTAAAATTAGGCTTTGGTAAAGCTTTGACAGGTGGCTAGCTGTCTGCAATCAAAGAGGCCATGCCCCCAATAATGCAAACAGTTGTTTTCTAAAAACATTCTTCACCTGTACAGTTGTTGTGAAAAGAGAAATTATCTTTAGAGGCTAAACCAGTTTTTCTATCTGGTTGTAAACTTGTTAATTTTAACATAGAGATAGattcactgctgcctctgctggacggtAGATGAACTGCAGATTTATGgtataaaaaaaccccaaaaaactttCCTTCAGCTCATGAAGCAGTTGATGTGATAAGTGTCTTTCATAGGTTTGTTTAGTGCAGGGGTCTCAAAGTGGCGGCCCGGGGGCTGCCACTTTGTATTGTTGAATACAAACAAAATGATAGCAGAAGTGCTGCCATGTGTGTGGCCAGAAAGAGAGGACCAATGTGTTTATTTGGTAGTTAAATGAAAGGCTTCAGTTAGTTAAGAGGGAGTAAAAAAATTGTGTTGTTATACagtatttgaaataaaaaacaaacaaaacattttctgaaatatttgtggatttgtttcttgtttggttttttgtactactTGAACACTAAAGTGGCCCTCCAATGAGATGACAGTGCCAGGATTGGCCCATGGCtcatttaagtttgagacccctggtttAGTGGAATATCGATAAAACATCCAGGTGAGAGGCTCCGAACCAGCTGAGGGTGTTTCCTCAGAGTGTCTGCAGTGTGTTGGCAGCCCTTCAGCCTCTAACACACTCAGCCTGATTTATCTGTCGTTCTGGACCACATTTGGACCATTAGTGTAATTCCAGCAGCCGGAGCCAAGCAGACGATCAATATGTGTAATTGAGTGGGGGATAATTAGCCCGTTTCTATTAGCACAACAAGCAGGAATTCTGCTCGGACTTTTCAGTATAAACCTCCTGAGTTTCACTGCTCGGGGATTTTATTTATGATGTAAGAGTGAGGACATCCTTCTGAGAGAAACCCTTAAACTATGTGTTAAAACAGAGCCTGCGGGTCCCCTAGagatttacagtttttaattaaataactgaGCATCAGCACCAGTTATTCTTATTATCATTCCACCTACATTTTGATGTTTAACTTTCCCTCAGCTTTGAACCCCCCTTTGCCTTTATTTTACTGGGAGGACATCTCAGATAAAAACCCTTTCTTTATCATAGACACGTCATTCAAAGTTTAAATGACTAACAGGTGTTACAGGAAGTGTGCTAGACTTTTTAAAACTCATCAGGGACTGTAAGTGATGCCAGTTTTTatggcttttcaaaataaaatctcatAAATATCAGAATGACCCTTCAGTAAATGGCAGCAGTCATGCAGAGACTCAGTGGtagacacacacatttacttTGTTTCACCTTGAATCATTGTATCATTGACTTTCATATAAAAGCTCAAAAATATTTAAGCTGCTTTTTAAGGTTTATAAACACTTTCATTTTGAAATCTATGTCTGAGCTTCTTTCAGCTCACCTGCAAGGTGACCTGGCGGTCATTATGTTTTGCTGGTGGAGTTTCTCACCCTGAGCATAGTCTCTCAGGGATTGGTTTTATTGAGGAGCGGCAGCTTAGTTGAAATCAGATGAGCTATCAGCTGCATCTGACCGAGGCACTGACATGCCTGGGGACTGACCCCCAGGTCAGACTGCAGGTATAAACCTGGTTCAGCAACTGCTTTTATACTTATTGAACTGGTGTTGGAATCGCCTGCTCTGGCTGATCGATGAGCCAGAGCAGTGTTTGAAAGTATTTTGATCACAAACTTTAGAGTATTAAACATTTAGCGTCATGCTAACCTAGGAGCCAATCAAACAGCTTATTCCATATTTTAAATTGGCACATTATGTGTCTGGTGCTCTAGGTCAAAGATGAAGCTGCTGGCTCTCAGGAGTGGAGCTGTAATGTGTGAGGCTGTAGAAGTTTAACCTGCAGGCAAAAGCGTCTTGAACTTTATTTTTGAACATCTGAAGCTGGGGCAGCATGCTGCATGCATCAGAGTTTAAGGAGGTGGACAATGGAAAAGTTGATGGATGGcgggatggatgggtgggtaGATTTCAGAATTGCTAAGCATAAGATTTGCTCTGGTGGGGAGGGGGCGTGGTGGGCGTGGCTCAACTCCTCATGGGAAACCTTCAGGTGAACAGACTCTGAGTCGTGGTCACACGGCCGTGGTCTTCAGTCTGCTGTAAACTGTTTTCTGAGCAGATAAAACATcttcagcagctgctgcagtcGGACCAGTTTCACATTAACCTTTGAAAGACGCTGCCGCCAGCTGGTCTCACAGCGAGGAGCACGGTGAAGCGGCTGCTAGAGGTGAAGCTGCTACCTGAGTACAGGTAATAAAAAAAGCTGTTTAGAGTGAACAGGTGAGGTCAGCTCGCTTGTTTCGTTCTGTGTGTAAAtgagccacttcctgtttcGGGGCTCAGGCGTGTCAGTCAGCTCAGATGCTTTGTCGTCTCCCGAGCGATTTGTCATCCTTCAGACTCTTAAACAGATCCTCGAGCTAATCTCAgggaaattaattttaaaagtcCCCAGACAGGAAGTTAGAGTGACAGTGAGCTGAGGCGCTGAAGGCAGAGTGAATACAGAGCGGTGAGGTGGAGGTGCAGACGGCTGTTATAGAGGGCTGTTATGGAGGGCTGAAGGTGGAGGCAGATGCAGTAAATCCGCTCCCACGCGCTGCGGTTTGGAGCTTCTGTTGGTGTGAAATGAGTCTGGCAGCGTGTCAGCGTGTCAGCGTGGCGGCAGATTTACTGATGGAGCACGCCTCGCTCAGAGCCGCTCCTTTTGATTGGCTGCAAGTGaaggaagcagaggagattaAAGGTGCCATTCCAATTCCTGTGTTTGTCCTGACCTGATTGGCTGTTGCAGCTGATGGACGAGCGTTGATGACAGGTTGATGAGTTGCAGTGGGACAGTTTCTCAGAGGACCTGTGGTCACCGTGGTTACAGATGGCACTTTAAACttgttctctcactctctctcacgcacacacacagtgtcctTGTCTCAATCAGCAGCCAGAGGAATCTTCAATAGGTGGAGGAGAGCCACCATGGACCTTGTTATTTAACCTTTGACCGCTGAATGTTTTGACCTCAGTTGTTTTTGCCAGTGATGATGATTGGATTATTTAACTGCTTCACGGCGGGCCCTGACTGGACATTGGTCTGGAATATTCCATGATTTTCATTCATCTGCGCCACATTTCAGAGACATTTACGACTGACAGAACGCGCTCGGGTTAATCACACGCAGATCCTCCTGTTTCCATTCTTCCCACAAAAACACCTGAACGTGTTTGTGCAGACCGCAGCTGTCTGAGGGACTGACACAGCGATCGCGGCAAAATTAGCCGAGGTCTGAAAACTTGAGGTCAGACATGCCTGACAGAGAACCTGTCACAGGTAGCGTTCATCAGGACCAAACACATCAGTGGTGTGATTTACCTGGTGCTAATCCGAATCGTGATGAATTTCGGGATCTTAATAATCCCGTCTGCTTCATGAGTCTCATTGATAAATGATCATGTAGGTCATGTGGCCTGGCAGCTTTTAGGAACAAAGTGAGCTTGCCCCTGCTGCAGAGCGCAGAAGCAGTCATGTGTTATTGAGGTGATCGCCATCTGTTGATGTCCATCAGCTCCTCCTAATGTGACTTGAGTGCAGCAGCTTGAATATTTTACTGATGAACCAGAAGAACTTTAATATTTCACACGAGTTTCTCTGAATGTCCTTCACAAACTCAGACACTTTGctctattttcagtttttaatacTCTTCATTTGTAGAACACCAAATCAAAGGCACCTGTGATGGAAACGTCAAGTGACAGTGGAcagcttcttctcctcctcctcctttctcatGCTCCCTTCAGGGAAGGATGGTCTGCCTCCATCTTCCCTCTccagcatcctcttctgtcacacggGCCAAGGCCTTTGTGACAGAAGAGGTTTGTTTGGGTGTGATCAAAAACTGATGGTCGTCAGTACGTATTGGTTATGGGTCAACACATGTTGATATTGTGTTAGTCCCAGAGGAGCTGACATACAGTATGCAATCAGGTGGTGGAGGTGAAGTCCTGGTCTGTCAATGAGGCTGTGTGTAAAAGTTTAAGCTAACTTCAGGCAGGCACATCTGATGAGGTTGATGTAATGAATGTTTGATGGTCAGATGGTCAGGTCAGGCCCACTCGTCTCTTCTTGTTCTGTTCTGGTGCTCGAGAGAGGTTCTGTCAGTGTGCCGAATGAGGAAACACTGCAGGACAATTAAGGTTTTATCAGCCGAAGGAGCTGCTGAGGGCAGACCAACGAACATCAGTAGATAAGAACTGAGCACGTGCAGGAAACCAACAGTgcgtttttgtttatgttgaagcacagtacgtattacttcgcgaggctcctgcctacgatagccgtaatgctccgacaatccatcaagcagtgcgacttcgtagcttagcaaagtcgtactaaaacatttgacagatttttgagcgccgtgtaccacagaaaatcgttttgaggtcagtaaacacaaccagaattcatacgagggcacacgggattataaggggcactggcgagtttcagaaaaatcaaaggattgatttcaAGTGTgccatattttccaaaaaacacggtaatagcGACGGCCTGcttgcatgctctaccaaaaatagtacTTTGTTGTTtatctgacggacaaaagcTAAACCAGTGGTGTGGAacgttccacaccactgaagttgcagcatttttacaaaccaattctgtttcatctgtttcattcaacgatccactttcgcccttctcattctctgttGCCGGCacgctttttccgccatgtgcgtatgaaaacaaaggcactgcgcatgggctttttacccatattctatcgtgatatttcattttcttatcgttgcccgaCATtttaccggtattaccgtgaacggtatgatatggcccagccctagttgttACCTTGTGTCTGCCGCTAGGGGtcaccttttttgttttatggtATGGTGTGTTTATGTGAATGTATTTAAGGTAGATACACATaattagctccaggtgttgttaTTCGGAAGGAGCAAACAGATTGTGACGCTGTTATGATAAATGATGTTGGATAAAGAGAACTGTGGAACAACAAATACAACTGCTGGAAGTGGAATAACAGCGGCATCGCGTCACTCCCGCCAACGAAAACCTCAATGGCTTCAAGTGTAGGCTTGGCCTCTGCAGACGTGTAATACAACCAACGCACCAAAAAATGTTAAAGGTTACAAAACAAGTAAGCAAAAAACCCTAATTTTGTTTCACCTAAGTGGCTTTTTAATCTGCAGCCTGTCATCATTTGCATGTTTCAGGTCGGTACAGTTTCAGCCTGGTTACATGACATCACTGACTTGCATCCTGTTTCATCTAAGAGACTGATATGTTCTTGAAAGCCAAGTtgacaggaagtgatgtaaaCATGGGCTTCAATGttattcaaaaacaaacagctttatttaaacAACACCGTGGAGCTATcacgaaagaagaagaaacagtttTGACCTTCAGGAGCTCCCTACATCATCTTTATCACCCCAGCGGggcggagcctatcccagctgccatggGGCAAGAGGCGACATTCACCCTGGACATGTCGCCATTTACACCCGTGAATCACAGAGGAAACTCACGTGCACTCATCACCTTAGGGGTCATTGTCATTCAGCTAATGTCTCTGGTCAGTTGGCCCCTGATTGGCCGGTTCCTGTTCATACCTATGACCTAATGGTTAATGAGCTGATGATGTCATGAGCgatgtggggttagcagaggatCATGCGTGTCGTGGAATTTACACAGGAAGCAAAATTTCTTCTGTAGTGATTATGTCTCTCCATCCACAAACGACACTTCCTGAGCACCgcgacatcacttcctgtttgtgtgtttagggcCAGTGACAAACGCCATCATCACGCCAGCTCCCGCTAACATGTTCCTGCCTGACAGTCGGCCCACCGTCCCTCTGCCACGCTTCAGCCGACACCTGCATGCCTCCGAGAGCGACAGCGGTGAGCTGGGGGAGGTGTGTGTCCGCCTCA
The window above is part of the Maylandia zebra isolate NMK-2024a linkage group LG23, Mzebra_GT3a, whole genome shotgun sequence genome. Proteins encoded here:
- the wdr18 gene encoding WD repeat-containing protein 18, yielding MMAAPLEVLLSSDSGSQLWNCTVFDPHSGSSLLSYRGGNSGARSLTVLGGEYLLSAQLGKNFINVWELQRKDQLQQKIVCPGVVTCLSASPNGLFLAAGVAEAIYLWEVCTGKLLSVLSRHYQDVTCLKFTDDSSHFVSGGKDNLALVWSLSSVVQLDVSHAPEPRHIMSRHSLPITDLHCGLMGAQARVATASLDQTVKVWELSSGELLLSILFDVEIMSVTFDPAEYFVFCGGSDGNIFQVSLCSQSLGREKSFQSDGEGNQVFKGHRNMVTCLSVSMDGTLLLSGSHDETVRLWDIQSKQSIRCLTHKGPVTNAIITPAPANMFLPDSRPTVPLPRFSRHLHASESDSGELGEVCVRLRLHTQEEEETYLQKADTLNSLMNAVTDKSVFGDCENTKVRIAELEEEVQTLKKMNKDLYDFSSQLLTKPT